The Latilactobacillus sakei subsp. sakei DSM 20017 = JCM 1157 genome includes a window with the following:
- the aroB gene encoding 3-dehydroquinate synthase, giving the protein MPTISVNLTTQEYQIKIENGLATSIGREVQQVWSARKIALVTDTIVGPLYQAQVAAQLTQAGFQVTVLTVPAGESAKSLEQAMSLYEALVTANFNRSDGLIALGGGVVGDLTGFVASTYMRGLPFIQIPTSLLAQVDSSVGGKTAVDLPAGKNLVGTFYQPELVLIDPQMLETLPQRQLVTGYAEVIKVAALVGADFWNLVQQIESPTAILDKAPELIARSIAYKAQIVMADVQESGQRRLLNFGHTIGHAVESLADGELTHGEAVSIGLMAISRLFEQPTQITAQLQTVLERVGLPVTHPLLQSPALFEKIAHDKKNQGALINIVYLKAIGQPTILQLPLTQFSTQLKMKRRSF; this is encoded by the coding sequence ATGCCAACTATTTCGGTTAATTTAACGACGCAAGAATATCAAATTAAAATTGAAAATGGCTTAGCGACTTCAATCGGGCGCGAAGTTCAACAGGTGTGGTCTGCACGTAAAATTGCATTGGTCACAGATACGATTGTCGGCCCTTTGTATCAAGCACAAGTTGCTGCGCAATTAACGCAAGCTGGTTTTCAGGTCACTGTCCTTACCGTCCCGGCAGGCGAATCCGCTAAGTCTCTCGAACAAGCGATGAGCCTCTATGAGGCATTGGTGACGGCCAACTTTAATCGCAGTGATGGTCTGATTGCTCTCGGTGGCGGCGTTGTTGGGGATTTAACGGGTTTTGTTGCCTCAACTTATATGCGGGGTTTACCGTTTATTCAAATTCCCACTTCCTTATTAGCGCAAGTGGATAGCAGCGTTGGCGGTAAAACGGCTGTTGATTTACCAGCGGGAAAAAATTTAGTCGGGACTTTTTATCAACCTGAGCTCGTTTTAATTGATCCGCAAATGCTCGAGACGCTACCACAACGGCAATTAGTCACTGGTTACGCTGAAGTGATCAAAGTAGCGGCCTTAGTCGGTGCCGATTTTTGGAACCTCGTTCAACAAATCGAATCGCCGACTGCAATTTTGGATAAAGCCCCAGAGCTGATTGCGCGCAGCATTGCCTATAAGGCGCAGATTGTGATGGCGGATGTTCAAGAAAGTGGGCAACGGCGGTTGTTGAATTTCGGTCATACAATTGGCCATGCTGTTGAGTCTTTGGCAGACGGTGAGTTAACGCATGGCGAAGCGGTTAGTATCGGGTTAATGGCGATTAGTCGCCTTTTCGAACAACCGACTCAAATTACGGCACAACTGCAAACTGTTCTTGAACGGGTTGGCTTACCGGTCACGCACCCGTTATTACAATCACCCGCATTATTTGAGAAAATTGCGCATGACAAGAAGAATCAAGGCGCTCTGATTAACATTGTTTATTTAAAAGCGATCGGACAGCCAACTATTTTACAACTACCATTAACGCAATTTAGTACCCAATTAAAAATGAAACGGCGCTCGTTTTAG
- the rpoD gene encoding RNA polymerase sigma factor RpoD, which produces MADNKKADTKKLDTAVKALIKEYKPKKEITNDELVAKIVKPFALEADEINELMQQVEDHGIGIVDEDGNPSAATLKKEKVSAKELKDMSAPTGIKINDPVQMYLKEIGRVSLLNAQQEVDLALRIEQGDQEAKQRLAEANLRLVVSIAKRYVGRGMQFLDLIQEGNMGLMKAVEKFDHRKGFKFSTYATWWIRQAITRAIADQARTIRIPVHMVETVNKLIRIQRQLLQDLGREPTPEEIGAEMDMNTDKVREILKIAQEPVSLETPIGEEDDSHLGDFIEDQDATSPEEHASYELLKEQLESVLDTLTDREENVLRLRFGLDDGRTRTLEEVGKVFGVTRERIRQIEAKALRKLRHPSRSKQLKDFLE; this is translated from the coding sequence ATGGCTGACAATAAAAAAGCTGATACGAAGAAATTAGACACTGCGGTTAAGGCCTTAATTAAGGAATACAAACCCAAAAAAGAAATCACCAATGATGAATTAGTGGCAAAAATCGTTAAACCATTTGCACTTGAAGCAGATGAAATCAACGAATTAATGCAACAAGTGGAAGATCACGGGATTGGGATCGTCGATGAAGACGGGAATCCAAGTGCTGCCACATTAAAAAAAGAAAAAGTTTCTGCTAAAGAATTAAAAGATATGTCTGCACCAACTGGGATCAAAATCAATGATCCTGTTCAGATGTATCTTAAGGAAATCGGACGTGTTTCTCTTTTAAATGCGCAACAAGAAGTTGACTTGGCCTTGAGAATCGAACAAGGTGATCAAGAAGCTAAACAACGTCTTGCCGAAGCTAACTTACGTTTGGTGGTCTCAATCGCTAAACGGTACGTCGGCCGTGGCATGCAATTCTTGGATTTAATCCAAGAAGGGAACATGGGCTTAATGAAGGCTGTTGAAAAATTTGATCATCGTAAAGGGTTCAAGTTCTCAACTTACGCCACATGGTGGATTCGTCAAGCGATTACGCGTGCGATTGCCGATCAAGCTCGGACAATTCGGATTCCAGTTCACATGGTTGAAACGGTTAACAAGTTAATCCGGATTCAACGTCAATTACTCCAAGATTTAGGGCGCGAACCAACGCCTGAAGAAATTGGGGCTGAAATGGATATGAACACGGATAAAGTTCGTGAAATCTTGAAGATTGCTCAAGAACCAGTTTCCCTTGAAACCCCAATCGGTGAAGAGGACGACTCACACTTAGGCGATTTTATCGAAGATCAAGATGCAACTAGTCCTGAAGAACATGCTTCTTATGAATTGTTGAAAGAACAATTAGAAAGTGTCCTAGACACCTTAACAGATCGTGAAGAAAACGTCTTACGTTTACGTTTCGGTCTTGATGATGGTCGGACACGGACGTTAGAAGAAGTGGGTAAAGTATTCGGTGTAACCCGCGAACGGATTCGTCAAATCGAAGCCAAAGCATTGCGGAAACTACGCCACCCATCGCGTTCAAAACAATTAAAAGATTTCTTAGAATAA
- the aroF gene encoding 3-deoxy-7-phosphoheptulonate synthase has translation MIIQFKATTSKSLIQDFCERQRQAGVVVYQSAQHVALIGLKEVTLTAAEQAGVDSMTTDEPSYVLSSRLFQPENTIIQLPHSTIGGEQFTMMAGPCSVESAEHILAMAKVAKEGGATLLRGGAYKPRTSPYSFQGMGEAGLKALRQAADATGMDVITEVMDETHVALIAQYTDVFQIGARNMQNFSLLKAVGQTNIPVALKRGLAATVDDLLNAAEYIAANGNRQIMLLERGIRTFDNQYTRNTFDLNAVPVLQKLSHYPVIVDPSHATGEWDLVTPMARAGVATGASGMMVEIHDHPEVAFSDGPQALKPATYLEMCRQIWAIDQLMRSW, from the coding sequence ATGATTATTCAATTTAAAGCAACAACGAGCAAATCACTCATCCAAGATTTTTGTGAACGACAACGCCAAGCTGGTGTCGTGGTTTACCAATCAGCACAACACGTCGCATTAATTGGACTTAAGGAAGTGACATTAACTGCTGCAGAACAAGCAGGCGTCGATTCAATGACAACTGATGAACCAAGTTATGTTTTAAGTAGTCGATTATTCCAACCTGAAAATACAATCATTCAATTACCACACAGTACAATTGGTGGCGAGCAGTTTACGATGATGGCCGGGCCATGTTCGGTAGAATCAGCTGAGCATATTTTAGCGATGGCTAAAGTGGCCAAGGAAGGGGGCGCAACTTTACTGCGTGGTGGCGCCTATAAGCCACGGACTTCACCTTACTCATTCCAAGGAATGGGTGAAGCTGGGCTCAAAGCACTCCGCCAAGCAGCCGATGCAACAGGCATGGATGTCATTACGGAGGTCATGGATGAAACGCATGTGGCCCTAATTGCACAATACACAGATGTCTTCCAAATTGGGGCTCGGAATATGCAAAACTTTTCATTGTTAAAGGCCGTTGGGCAGACGAACATTCCGGTTGCTTTAAAACGTGGTCTAGCCGCTACAGTTGATGATCTATTAAATGCTGCTGAGTATATTGCAGCCAACGGTAATCGCCAAATCATGCTCTTAGAACGCGGAATTCGGACTTTTGATAATCAATATACCCGCAATACGTTTGATTTAAACGCGGTTCCTGTCCTTCAAAAATTATCACACTACCCAGTGATCGTTGATCCAAGTCATGCGACGGGGGAATGGGACTTGGTGACACCGATGGCTAGAGCCGGCGTAGCAACTGGTGCCAGCGGGATGATGGTGGAGATTCATGACCATCCTGAAGTCGCCTTTTCCGATGGGCCACAAGCGTTGAAACCCGCGACTTATTTAGAAATGTGTCGTCAGATCTGGGCGATTGATCAATTGATGCGGTCGTGGTAA
- the aroD gene encoding type I 3-dehydroquinate dehydratase translates to MHLEFTTGQTQTAVSLMPRHLDDCLHELILINQKKDAIDILEWRLDYWQAPAQLLTAAEKIAALDLPLILTVRTTNDGGLASAQDYLTYYAPLIKAHIGQAIDLEWSLAAEQRHQLVELAHQQHYQVLLSHHDTVQTPDNDTLRTQLLAMQADPDADLLKLATTAQSPADTTRLLAATQSFTHQFDKPLTTMAMSEFGVASRIFGGQFGSVISFGYLETPSAPGQLPIEQLKGLLTTNQA, encoded by the coding sequence ATGCACCTCGAGTTTACTACCGGTCAAACCCAAACGGCAGTTTCCCTAATGCCACGCCATTTGGACGACTGTTTGCACGAACTAATCCTCATCAATCAAAAAAAAGACGCCATCGATATTCTCGAATGGCGCCTTGATTATTGGCAAGCTCCTGCACAACTATTGACCGCTGCTGAAAAAATAGCCGCGCTTGATTTGCCCTTAATTTTAACGGTTAGAACCACTAACGATGGTGGCTTAGCATCAGCTCAAGACTACCTCACCTACTACGCTCCCTTGATCAAAGCCCATATTGGTCAAGCAATCGATTTAGAGTGGTCACTAGCAGCCGAGCAACGTCATCAATTGGTTGAATTAGCCCATCAACAGCATTACCAAGTGCTTTTGAGTCATCATGATACCGTTCAAACACCGGATAATGATACCTTGCGCACGCAATTATTAGCCATGCAAGCCGACCCTGATGCGGACCTCTTGAAATTAGCGACGACGGCCCAATCACCAGCAGATACAACCCGCTTGTTAGCAGCCACTCAAAGTTTTACGCATCAATTCGATAAACCATTGACGACAATGGCAATGTCTGAATTTGGTGTCGCCTCGCGAATCTTTGGCGGTCAATTTGGCTCAGTTATCAGTTTTGGCTATCTCGAAACACCTAGCGCGCCCGGCCAACTACCAATTGAGCAACTAAAAGGTTTACTGACAACTAATCAAGCTTAA
- the dnaG gene encoding DNA primase, whose translation MAGKIPNEVIDEIRSQTNIVDVVGQYVQLKKAGKNLFGVCPFHDEKTPSFSVSEEKQIFHCFSCGRGGNVFKFLMELEQISFPEALTKVADFAGVTLADSYKPTAVHRESSEVTQFKQLYQQANELFKHILTSTVAGQLALDYLHERQMTDALIETFSIGYLPDQSDLLLTFFQNKDIPYQVLRQSGLFIETQTGKLHDRFSGRVMFPIRNAQGEVIAFSGRVLTKQPDQPKYLNSPETVIFNKRKVLFNYDLAKQTIHQSKKVYLFEGFMDVIAAYSADVVNGVASMGTSLTTEQLNLLAQQAQELVVCYDGDQPGIEAMKRAINLLQQHTTLELSVVVLPGGVDPDEYVRQYGGPQFKETLQNGTETPIAFELRYLKQGLNLDNEKDQLDYVQQALEVVARVESPLAIEVYLKQVEADSGITLDTLKRQLQTVRVKHATQVPINQVGQPEAPPYFNDFQAPPLPPEEMAGAFGDPRTIAPKRQPKRLTRIEHAEQEILHMLIHNEDVRLQLENNADFSFVHTPYQLLYELWRSFIAEGQPADIAGFTSYIPDDLQELVVQIDLLDLPEEANQEALNDCLAVIGQNSIQERLKEAKIALKEATKLGNHSEELRLTNEVIQLVSQMK comes from the coding sequence ATGGCGGGTAAGATTCCGAACGAAGTCATCGATGAGATTCGGAGCCAGACTAATATTGTTGATGTTGTTGGTCAATACGTTCAACTCAAGAAAGCCGGCAAGAACTTATTTGGGGTTTGTCCTTTTCATGATGAGAAGACACCATCATTTTCTGTGAGTGAAGAGAAACAGATTTTCCATTGTTTTTCTTGCGGTCGCGGGGGGAACGTCTTCAAGTTCTTGATGGAATTGGAACAAATTAGTTTTCCAGAAGCACTGACGAAGGTCGCAGATTTTGCTGGAGTGACATTGGCGGATAGTTATAAGCCAACTGCTGTTCATCGCGAATCAAGCGAGGTTACGCAGTTTAAGCAACTCTATCAACAAGCCAACGAACTGTTTAAACATATTTTAACTAGTACGGTGGCTGGGCAACTAGCGCTTGATTATTTACACGAACGACAGATGACCGATGCGTTAATTGAGACCTTTAGTATTGGTTATTTACCGGATCAATCGGATCTATTGTTGACGTTTTTCCAGAATAAGGATATTCCTTATCAGGTATTGCGCCAATCCGGATTGTTTATTGAAACACAAACGGGTAAGTTACACGATCGTTTTTCTGGGCGGGTAATGTTCCCAATTCGAAATGCGCAGGGTGAGGTCATCGCCTTTTCCGGGCGGGTTTTAACCAAACAGCCGGATCAACCAAAATATTTAAATAGCCCTGAAACCGTGATTTTTAATAAGCGGAAAGTACTGTTTAACTATGATTTGGCTAAACAAACCATTCATCAATCCAAAAAAGTTTATCTTTTTGAAGGCTTTATGGATGTGATTGCGGCCTATTCGGCGGATGTCGTCAACGGTGTCGCGTCAATGGGGACGAGTTTGACCACCGAGCAGTTGAACCTATTGGCACAACAAGCGCAGGAATTAGTGGTGTGTTATGATGGGGATCAACCCGGGATTGAAGCGATGAAACGGGCGATTAACCTATTGCAACAGCATACGACACTTGAATTGAGCGTCGTCGTCTTACCAGGCGGCGTCGATCCGGATGAGTACGTCCGTCAATATGGTGGTCCGCAATTTAAGGAAACCTTGCAAAATGGAACGGAAACGCCCATTGCGTTTGAATTGCGTTACTTGAAACAAGGGTTAAACCTCGATAACGAGAAGGACCAGCTTGATTACGTACAACAAGCATTAGAAGTTGTGGCGCGTGTTGAGTCGCCTTTAGCAATCGAAGTTTACTTGAAACAGGTCGAAGCCGATAGCGGGATTACGCTGGATACATTGAAGCGGCAGTTACAAACGGTGCGGGTTAAACATGCCACGCAAGTCCCCATCAATCAGGTGGGACAACCGGAAGCACCGCCATACTTTAATGATTTTCAGGCGCCACCGCTACCGCCAGAAGAAATGGCTGGGGCTTTTGGCGATCCACGGACGATTGCGCCCAAGCGACAACCTAAACGGTTAACGCGGATTGAGCATGCTGAGCAAGAAATTTTGCACATGCTGATTCATAACGAAGATGTGCGTTTACAACTCGAAAATAATGCAGACTTTAGCTTTGTGCACACCCCGTATCAACTCTTATATGAGTTATGGCGGTCCTTCATCGCAGAAGGGCAACCGGCTGATATAGCGGGTTTCACGAGTTATATTCCAGATGACTTGCAGGAACTAGTCGTTCAGATTGATCTTCTTGATTTACCTGAAGAGGCTAATCAAGAAGCGTTGAACGATTGTTTGGCGGTCATCGGGCAAAATTCGATTCAGGAACGTTTAAAAGAAGCAAAAATCGCCTTAAAAGAGGCAACTAAATTAGGCAATCATAGTGAGGAACTACGGTTAACTAATGAAGTGATACAACTTGTTTCGCAAATGAAATGA
- a CDS encoding alpha/beta hydrolase: MQIMNQTLTTNHQDFQVTAYWLDSNQDFNNTRYQPVVIICPGGGFRYHSQRETEPIVLKALAEGCHAVVLPYQLIEPNQMVYPTALQQLAKTIEWITDQSEVQKVDPERIVLVGFSAGGHLVATFNGIATNPELNTQY, translated from the coding sequence ATGCAAATTATGAATCAAACGCTCACAACGAATCACCAGGACTTTCAAGTTACAGCCTACTGGCTAGATTCCAATCAAGATTTTAACAACACTCGCTATCAACCGGTCGTGATTATCTGCCCAGGAGGTGGTTTTCGCTACCATTCACAGCGTGAAACAGAACCAATTGTCTTAAAGGCATTAGCTGAAGGCTGCCATGCAGTTGTCTTACCTTATCAACTCATCGAACCAAACCAAATGGTTTATCCTACAGCACTCCAACAGCTCGCTAAAACGATCGAGTGGATTACAGATCAATCAGAAGTGCAAAAGGTTGATCCCGAACGAATCGTACTCGTTGGTTTCTCAGCTGGTGGGCATCTAGTGGCTACTTTTAACGGTATCGCTACTAACCCTGAACTGAACACACAATATTAA
- a CDS encoding Nif3-like dinuclear metal center hexameric protein, translating to MGQLIASDLIAAIEEYAPLALREGNDPTGFQIGRRDKVVKKVLVTLDVRPEVVQEAIDNEIDFIFAHHPVMFRPARNLDLSDPQNKMYADILTHDMTVYAAHTNLDKAQGGMNDWLAAALALKNVQPFNVTDYEALMKLAVFVPETHADVVRQALGQAGAGELGNYQNCSFSAEGTGRFEPQAAADPFIGQAGQAEAVAEVKIEVILPAAKKNRVLKAMLAVHPYEEPAYDLIPLANQQQPIGIGRIGQVDQPMTVRDYAQFVCETFDLTGLRLISNEPDKLVETVAVVGGDGGKFFPAALQAKADLYITGDVYYHTGHDMLAAGLSVIDPGHHIESIVKTKMTALFEEWRQINDWQVTFIKSQQKTDPFTFIFNAK from the coding sequence ATGGGACAATTAATCGCGAGTGACTTGATTGCGGCGATTGAAGAGTATGCGCCATTAGCGCTTAGAGAGGGTAATGATCCAACAGGTTTTCAAATTGGTCGCCGTGATAAGGTGGTTAAGAAAGTACTCGTCACATTAGATGTTCGGCCGGAAGTGGTCCAAGAAGCGATTGATAACGAGATCGATTTTATTTTTGCCCACCACCCAGTGATGTTCCGACCTGCACGCAATCTTGATCTAAGTGATCCGCAAAATAAGATGTACGCTGATATACTGACGCATGATATGACGGTCTATGCAGCCCATACCAATCTCGATAAGGCGCAAGGTGGGATGAATGATTGGTTGGCAGCAGCGTTAGCACTTAAAAATGTGCAACCGTTCAACGTGACTGATTATGAAGCATTAATGAAATTGGCTGTTTTCGTACCTGAAACACATGCGGATGTGGTACGCCAAGCGTTAGGGCAAGCTGGTGCCGGTGAATTAGGAAACTATCAAAACTGCAGTTTTAGCGCTGAAGGCACCGGTCGTTTTGAACCGCAAGCTGCGGCTGATCCGTTTATTGGACAAGCGGGTCAGGCAGAAGCGGTTGCTGAAGTTAAAATAGAGGTTATTTTACCAGCAGCTAAAAAGAACCGCGTGTTAAAAGCGATGCTTGCTGTACATCCTTACGAAGAACCAGCGTATGATTTAATCCCATTGGCTAATCAACAACAACCTATCGGGATCGGGCGCATTGGTCAAGTTGATCAACCAATGACAGTCCGGGACTACGCCCAATTTGTTTGCGAAACGTTTGATTTAACCGGTCTCCGCTTGATTTCAAATGAACCTGATAAATTAGTTGAAACAGTTGCAGTAGTTGGCGGTGATGGTGGTAAGTTCTTCCCCGCTGCTCTGCAAGCCAAGGCTGATTTGTATATTACTGGTGACGTTTATTATCATACGGGTCATGACATGTTAGCGGCCGGATTATCCGTTATCGATCCTGGTCATCATATTGAAAGCATTGTGAAGACTAAGATGACTGCGTTATTTGAAGAATGGCGTCAAATAAACGATTGGCAAGTTACTTTTATTAAATCTCAGCAAAAAACTGATCCGTTTACATTTATTTTTAATGCGAAGTAG
- a CDS encoding DUF488 domain-containing protein — MLQMKRVYEAAADSDGYRILVDRIWPRGISKERAEIETWAKEITPTTDLRKWFGHEPAKFPVFKEKYLAEIATNPDWPEFCHLVQHQLALGDVTLVYAAKDPQYNHVVILMALLKKTLDK; from the coding sequence ATGTTACAAATGAAACGGGTTTATGAAGCAGCCGCCGATTCTGACGGTTATCGGATCTTGGTTGATCGAATTTGGCCACGGGGGATTTCAAAAGAACGCGCCGAAATTGAGACGTGGGCTAAAGAAATTACACCCACCACTGACTTACGGAAGTGGTTTGGTCATGAACCAGCTAAGTTTCCCGTTTTTAAAGAAAAGTATCTTGCTGAAATTGCTACCAACCCGGATTGGCCAGAATTCTGTCACTTAGTGCAGCATCAATTAGCGCTTGGTGATGTGACGCTCGTCTATGCGGCTAAAGATCCGCAATATAACCATGTTGTGATTTTAATGGCACTTTTAAAAAAGACGCTTGACAAGTAA
- a CDS encoding tRNA (adenine(22)-N(1))-methyltransferase has protein sequence MSPINLSKRLAAVAQFVPQDSIVADIGSDHAYLPIWLTEQKRLKGAIAGEVVAGPFESTQTHVIQWHLEDQIQVRLGDGVEVLNPEEDQVTCIVIAGMGGLLITEILERGLAHLNGHERLVLQPNIMEPTVREWLMKHHYAIVEEAIVAEDGHIYEVIVGEPRTETVELDEADLVFGPVLRRCQPADFQLKWSTLLNKKRHLLVQLQGAQVTPTEKIATVQHEIQLIEEVQTWDN, from the coding sequence TTGTCACCAATTAATTTATCGAAACGTTTAGCTGCAGTTGCGCAGTTCGTCCCACAAGATAGCATCGTTGCTGATATCGGCTCAGATCATGCTTATTTACCAATCTGGCTCACAGAGCAAAAACGATTAAAGGGGGCCATCGCGGGTGAAGTGGTTGCTGGACCTTTTGAATCAACCCAAACACATGTGATCCAATGGCACTTAGAGGACCAAATTCAAGTCCGGTTAGGTGATGGTGTCGAAGTGCTTAACCCCGAAGAAGACCAAGTCACCTGTATTGTGATTGCGGGGATGGGTGGTCTATTGATTACTGAAATATTGGAACGTGGCTTAGCACATCTAAACGGGCACGAACGATTAGTCCTACAACCTAATATTATGGAACCCACCGTCCGGGAATGGTTAATGAAGCACCACTACGCCATTGTAGAAGAAGCAATCGTTGCTGAAGACGGTCATATTTACGAAGTCATCGTTGGTGAACCAAGAACTGAGACTGTTGAACTCGACGAAGCTGACTTAGTATTCGGCCCAGTTTTACGACGCTGTCAACCGGCAGATTTCCAATTGAAATGGTCAACTTTATTAAATAAGAAACGTCATTTATTGGTGCAACTTCAAGGTGCTCAGGTCACGCCAACTGAAAAAATTGCTACAGTGCAACATGAAATTCAATTAATTGAGGAGGTTCAAACATGGGACAATTAA
- the aroE gene encoding shikimate dehydrogenase, with translation MISGYTALYGLIAHPAQHSLSPFIHNTGFHQIQMDARYAVFDSQATPAAIASAIKALGIRGVNLSMPYKQSLVPLVDDLTPTAKLVGAINTIKNEAGHLTATNTDGDGFWRALQKAHPQRRYRSVVILGAGGAALAVIEAAVRYGVQQMTVFKRANATYDSVIQRLAQISVASGLQITVEPYDDQLALATALQNADCLINATNIGMAATPGNPLPINLLQYLPEDSLVADLIYAPRETAFLKAAQKAHLKTQNGLGMLIEQAALSFEFWTNESMATTPIYQHLNGGNDAS, from the coding sequence ATGATATCAGGTTATACAGCACTTTATGGCTTGATTGCGCACCCAGCGCAACATAGCTTATCACCCTTTATTCACAATACTGGTTTTCACCAAATTCAAATGGATGCGCGCTATGCCGTCTTCGATAGTCAGGCAACACCGGCAGCAATCGCCAGCGCAATTAAGGCGCTAGGTATTCGGGGCGTTAATCTATCGATGCCTTATAAGCAATCACTTGTCCCGCTAGTGGACGACTTAACGCCAACGGCTAAATTAGTGGGGGCCATTAATACCATTAAAAATGAGGCTGGCCATTTAACAGCAACCAATACGGATGGTGATGGTTTTTGGCGTGCCTTACAAAAAGCACATCCCCAACGCAGATATCGTTCTGTCGTTATTCTAGGTGCTGGTGGGGCGGCACTAGCGGTAATTGAGGCTGCCGTGCGGTATGGTGTGCAGCAGATGACCGTTTTTAAACGTGCTAATGCGACTTATGATTCAGTCATTCAACGATTGGCTCAAATTAGCGTTGCTAGTGGTCTACAGATTACTGTTGAACCGTACGATGACCAGTTAGCATTGGCAACTGCCTTGCAAAATGCTGATTGTTTAATTAATGCAACCAATATTGGCATGGCCGCAACGCCGGGTAATCCCTTACCAATTAACTTACTGCAATATTTGCCCGAAGATAGCCTTGTCGCAGATCTAATTTACGCACCGCGAGAGACTGCGTTTTTAAAAGCAGCTCAAAAAGCGCATTTAAAAACGCAAAATGGCCTGGGCATGCTGATTGAACAAGCGGCCTTGAGTTTTGAATTCTGGACCAACGAATCAATGGCGACAACGCCAATTTACCAACATCTAAATGGAGGCAATGATGCATCATGA
- the pepT gene encoding peptidase T yields the protein MAKYEKLIPRFLEYITTETRSDENATTIPSTQTQVVFLHKLMDDLKEIGLSDVKYNEKNGYVTALLPSNIDKKVPTMGFLSHVDTADFNAKGVNPQTIENYDGESIIKLDEAGQFVLDPKEFPNMKNYKGQTLITTDGSTLLGSDDKSGVAEIITAMDYFIQHPEIKHGDIKIGLGPDEEIGTGADRFDAEDFATDFAYTMDGGPIGQLEYETFNAAAMKVDIQGKNVHPSEAKDIMINALQVAVDFQDAFPRDEVPEKTDGRQGFYHLLSLDGTVDEAHMAYIIRDFDRDGLETRKAFAAKVAEDMNAKYGEGRVKATIKDQYYNMAEVLKDHMDVVDLAKDAMEAIDIKPLIEPVRGGTDGSKISFMGIPTPNIFAGAENMHGRYEFVSVQTMEKAVDTMIKMNELNVERN from the coding sequence ATGGCTAAATATGAAAAATTAATTCCGCGTTTTCTAGAATATATCACAACAGAAACTCGTTCAGACGAAAATGCGACGACGATTCCATCAACACAAACACAAGTGGTTTTCTTACACAAATTGATGGATGACTTGAAAGAAATCGGCTTAAGCGACGTTAAGTATAACGAAAAAAACGGCTATGTTACAGCGTTATTACCAAGTAATATCGATAAAAAAGTGCCAACAATGGGCTTTTTATCTCACGTTGATACAGCAGATTTCAATGCCAAGGGTGTTAATCCCCAAACAATTGAAAATTATGATGGCGAATCAATTATCAAATTAGACGAAGCTGGTCAATTTGTTTTAGATCCTAAAGAATTCCCTAACATGAAAAACTATAAGGGCCAAACATTAATTACAACAGACGGCTCAACATTATTAGGTTCAGATGATAAATCTGGGGTTGCTGAAATTATCACAGCGATGGATTACTTCATCCAACATCCTGAAATCAAACATGGCGACATCAAGATTGGTTTAGGACCAGATGAAGAAATCGGCACAGGTGCTGATCGCTTCGACGCTGAAGATTTTGCAACAGACTTCGCTTATACAATGGATGGCGGCCCAATTGGTCAACTTGAATATGAAACATTTAATGCAGCTGCAATGAAAGTTGATATTCAAGGTAAAAACGTGCATCCTAGTGAAGCTAAAGACATCATGATTAACGCTTTACAAGTTGCTGTTGATTTCCAAGATGCTTTCCCACGCGATGAAGTACCTGAAAAAACAGATGGCCGTCAAGGTTTCTATCACTTATTGAGCTTAGACGGTACTGTTGATGAAGCACACATGGCCTATATCATCCGTGATTTTGATCGCGATGGTTTAGAAACACGTAAAGCATTTGCTGCTAAAGTGGCTGAAGACATGAATGCTAAATACGGTGAAGGTCGCGTTAAAGCAACCATTAAAGATCAATATTACAACATGGCAGAAGTCTTAAAAGATCATATGGATGTTGTTGATTTGGCTAAGGACGCTATGGAAGCAATCGATATCAAACCATTAATCGAACCCGTTCGTGGTGGGACAGATGGTTCTAAGATTTCATTCATGGGAATTCCAACACCAAATATCTTTGCCGGTGCTGAAAATATGCATGGTCGCTACGAATTCGTTTCAGTTCAAACGATGGAAAAAGCGGTCGATACAATGATTAAGATGAACGAATTAAACGTTGAAAGAAACTAA